Proteins encoded within one genomic window of Rhododendron vialii isolate Sample 1 chromosome 1a, ASM3025357v1:
- the LOC131330531 gene encoding U3 small nucleolar RNA-associated protein 25-like: MSQYTLEEVERFTEPDPQLKPLFQASADYAEYQARYLMQGFGIRAAWEAQRQVQGGRGGRKSRGGRRGDGGRGGEGSRGGGAARGGGGAARGLHRKSVRMSVQHASSVGSREERPSKRQRHSSGTEEEPVTVSNETEEPTDIDLEDTSGSTMPKVTRTQEVVSSEAEEEVFEEDEEEGEGRDEDED, translated from the exons ATGAGCCAGTATACGCTGGAGGAGGTTGAACGGTTCACGGAGCCGGACCCTCAGCTCAAGCCACTATTTCAAGCCAGTGCTGACTATGCGGAGTACCAGGCTCGATACTTGATGCAGGGCTTTGGGATTCGTGCTGCCTGGGAGGCGCAGCGGCAGGTGCAGGGTGGTAGAGGTGGGAGGAAAAGTaggggaggaagaagaggagatggAGGAAGAGGAGGTGAGGGCTCCCGTGGCGGTGGTGCAG ctagaggaggaggaggagctgcTCGGGGGCTACACAGGAAGTCTGTTCGCATGTCTGTGCAACATGCTTCTTCCGTTGGCTCTCGAGAGGAGCGTCCATCAAAGAGACAACGACACTCTAGTGGCACCGAGGAGGAGCCTGTTACCGTTTCAAACGAGACCGAGGAGCCTACGGACATCGATCTGGAGGACACCTCCGGTAGCACCATGCCCAAAGTGACTCGCACTCAGGAGGTCGTTAGCTCTGAGGCGGAGGAAGAGGTCTTcgaggaggatgaggaggaaGGTGAGGGCAGAGATGAGGATGAGGACTGA